The nucleotide window ACTTCATCTACAGTCTCTCCTGTATCGGGATCGATGATATAACCCAGGCGCAGGGTATGGCTGGGACTGTCGCTCAACTTTAACCCCCGCCTTGGCTGGAAAATTTTATCAGCTACTGCTATCGCCCTATTGCCACTCATCCGAACAATACCTATCCCGCCCTCTCCCGGGGGCGTGGCTACGGCGGCGATGGTATCGGCAAGCATTCTTGTCCCCCCACATAATAAAACCCAGCAATACTCAGGTATTACTGGGCCATAAAAATTACTAGCTATATTTTAACGCAAAAAAACTATTGACGCAAGGCAATCACGATTTTGCGGTTCGGTTCCTGCCCTTCACTAAAGGTTAAAATTTCACTGTCATTCTGTAGGGCAGTATGGATGACCCGTCGTTCCTGGGGATTCATAGGTTCCAAGACGATCCGTTTTCCCGTTGCCTTTACCCTTGCCGACAGACGGCGTGCCAGGTTTATCAACGTCTGTTCGCGACGCTTGCGGTATCCTTCGGCATCAAGGATTATTTTTATCTTGTTCTTTAATACTTTATTTACGGCCAAATTGCATAAAAACTGCAGGGCATCGAGGTTGTCCCCCCGCCGTCCGATTAAAAGGCCTAAATCTTTGCCATGGAAACTGACAAAGTAATATCCTTCCCTCTGTCGAATTTCGATACCGGCTTCTACATTCATGGCCTTTAAGACTCGCGTTAAAAAATCAGTAATTACATCTTCCGGTTTATCAGGCAGCACCACTTTAACTCTGGCCTGGCGCGAACCCAGTAGACCTAAAAAGCCCTTACTTCCTTCCTCCAGAACGTAAATCTCTACCTCATCCCTCCTGGCCCCCAGGCTTTTCAGCGCCGCTTCTATGGCTTCGTCCACAGTCTTGCCGGTTGCTTCGATCTCCTTCATTTGGAGCTGATTTCCTCCTTCACCAGCCGAGGTTGCCGACGTATAAACCACTGCTCCAAGATACCCATTAAACTAAAGGTGACCCAATAAAGGGAAAGGCCCGCTGAAAAGTTGCGACTCATCCAGCCGATCAGCAGAGGCATTACTATAAGCATTGTTTTCTGTGTTTGATCCTGGCTGGTACCCACCATGCTGATTTTTTGTTGAAAATACGTCCCTAAAGCAACTAAAACAGGCAGTATAATGGGATCGGGTTGGCCTAAATTTTTAATCCATAAAAAGTCGGCATGGGCTAGTTCAACATAGGGCGGATGATGTACGGGATCGAAAAAAACACGCAAAGCGCTAAAAAGAGCAAAAAGAATGGGCATTTGTACCAAAAGGGGCAGACAGCCGCCCAGGGGATTGACCCCTTCCTTTTGATACAATTCCATCATGGCCTGCTGGGCCTTTTGGGGATTGTTTTTATATTTTTTCTGCAGTTCCTGGATTTTCGGCTGTAGCTCCTGCATCTTTTTCATGGAACGGAGCTGTTTGTAAGTTAAGGGATAAAGAATCACCTTGACGAGAATGGTGAATAAAATTATGGCCAGGCCATAGTTTGGTATACCTATATTTTTAGTTATATTATATAAAAATTGTATTGATTGTGAAAGGAAATTAACTAAAGCGCTCAAATAATACCTGCCTTTTTAAAAAGGCAGTTTTCACCTCCACCATGGCTTTAGCGTAGGGGATCGTATCCTCCCGGATGCCAGGGATGACACCGAATTA belongs to Moorella humiferrea and includes:
- a CDS encoding YidC/Oxa1 family membrane protein insertase; this encodes MSALVNFLSQSIQFLYNITKNIGIPNYGLAIILFTILVKVILYPLTYKQLRSMKKMQELQPKIQELQKKYKNNPQKAQQAMMELYQKEGVNPLGGCLPLLVQMPILFALFSALRVFFDPVHHPPYVELAHADFLWIKNLGQPDPIILPVLVALGTYFQQKISMVGTSQDQTQKTMLIVMPLLIGWMSRNFSAGLSLYWVTFSLMGILEQWFIRRQPRLVKEEISSK
- the jag gene encoding RNA-binding cell elongation regulator Jag/EloR; amino-acid sequence: MKEIEATGKTVDEAIEAALKSLGARRDEVEIYVLEEGSKGFLGLLGSRQARVKVVLPDKPEDVITDFLTRVLKAMNVEAGIEIRQREGYYFVSFHGKDLGLLIGRRGDNLDALQFLCNLAVNKVLKNKIKIILDAEGYRKRREQTLINLARRLSARVKATGKRIVLEPMNPQERRVIHTALQNDSEILTFSEGQEPNRKIVIALRQ